The Stigmatopora argus isolate UIUO_Sarg unplaced genomic scaffold, RoL_Sarg_1.0 HiC_scaffold_70, whole genome shotgun sequence genome includes a window with the following:
- the LOC144070414 gene encoding uncharacterized protein LOC144070414 isoform X1, translating to MMSNQSVEGSPSRICARVPLRSLENEKHFLPTPIRRKSRSRLNQDLGIGSPPPAQMTQTTEMADCAFSDVTFKSFTFSNGQVIVSEEPSSCPEDSIVLPQGQTASKTCEKEDMDTGEIFNIHEEHPYCVQEQLETQFVGFASATKSSSPVYDVTFKSFTCTGGQVEISNVTEMEDETVLLPSEQMATGHPEASLLAADIQQCDDHFEHPYCRLEANVDTLAQGEDFFQSFVGAQEPADDSPIQQYNEDLLVDSIQKTQNDNNLISLTPAGKTMSFNSVSNDTKMADETILLPSEQIAANHPEASFLAADLQECGDHLEHSYCRLGSFECTQEQADDSQIQQNNEDLLLDSIQKSQNDNDLITLTPAGKTMSFNSVSNDTKMADETILLPSEQMATNYPEASFLAADLQESGDHFEHPYCRLEPNVEAMEQEKVSLQGFASTQGQTEDSQIQEKNEDLLLDSIQRSQNNNDLVTLTPASKTMSFNSVSNVTKMAEETVLLHSEQPATDHPEASFLATHLQQCGDQFEHSYCRLGSFVCTQKQTDDSQIQQNNEDLLLGSIQRSQNNNDLVTLTPASKTMSFNSVSNVTKMAEETVLLPSEQMATDHPEASFLATHLQESGDQFEHSYCRLGSFVCTQKQTDDSHIQQNNEDLLLDSIQRSQNDNDLLTFTPASKTMSFNPVSLEVQHKFNDGSPVLTGILNETVEQIATGQSDPGLSPKEPDALTDTQRHLELSEAKDSALGSSDDGPEAPTAAGQSLAETVPNVFKVLSEYPSVVSALHLISPVRRASESLMRACRETANDCEKNTLSPDNDEQAAWWAEHLESPIPSPLLNSTTLCNKTQSENLQTDLTKKVKGSAPPFTPDYPLQQQLRQMAEFLILASGKMDFATRAAAAAGQAPPPVESRSTCVGVTPVRRFDRSLNTSGEFVRKVEFSVADASTLTDPLLWNCIPSNLDGVPREELEQRLLSSMIVGEALVQQLAAARAPLARHTSTGAPPSQLRDRPVQTDHTELSQTTMYRDLYMEALKRIGDLEQDGRDLQELVQSMQGMRVTMTSLTSDTDAALTDMKKMEAFVREDHQSLASHYDEMKAKCTKLKDTQLRMTQKVKEAFQQRDQMKTEMEDALTSKHAAFATMEQLRTHCADEMAELERSVGSQRQLLAALNITYTEQVALNQTSSETLNSTLNLVSQTVGDQSNLTKELSTVRKLVQRSAPLLAKLNEKAAAALKERDEHISTRDRVLEENELLEEKLKQAQLNHHNAEEQIGDLNQQITILTSEVGVLRQKLMEREDERAQLERTVTQMSATLSSTTASHTMLEHMLAEETCKLEEAQRDANAVKEIAEELASSKRQAEEGADELARRLAERDGDLERLMASHQSQSSQIQELRDVCRELGGVAELNEFLQAENQVTREQLAENENALVVLHERNIQCEDLKAELRQKDQETSYVQEQLQAAQAAATAEKLERGKGLARAVTEITLLHHALRGATDELHLALGRQESENATPSSFEDNGTLVSTAQDRRKEVENGTLDVSVDSPSDAMFSKNSAFTRLPVTPKSKLAEGVSEDREEGRSSLLEPLALLSNTVTELVGALKALQRLKDDRLDELQRTVSSLEMALEAEKSQHTAEAAQLKRQLSLAEGQAARREQALQQQEQNEKTISKLMTEVTEAQETATKHSLACNELRQETSELSRSLQRSETQVQILRVKLIKAAGQTTADDTDDTDQKLFLLQEVERLNKSLQETQQTKAKLLERAKRNQAVQQTNLEKCEMELQMLSKMMTKVRETLLSLPDVVNNCEQLKVLSDYLG from the exons A TGATGTCAAATCAAAGCGTGGAAGGCTCG CCTTCCAGGATTTGTGCTCGTGTTCCCCTGCGAAGTTTGGAAAATGAGAAGCACTTTCTTCCGACTCCAATCAGACGTAAATCCAGATCACGTTTGAACCAG GATTTGGGCATTGGCTCTCCTCCACCAGCCCAAATGACACAAACCACTGAAATGGCCGATTGTGCATTTTCTGATGTCACATTTAAATCATTCACCTTCTCCAATGGGCAAGTGATTGTTTCAGAAGAACCATCTTCATGTCCAGAAGACAGCATTGTTTTGCCTCAAGGCCAAACTGCTAGCAAGACCTGCGAAAAAGAGGACATGGACACCGGTGAGATCTTCAACATACACGAAGAACATCCCTACTGCGTTCAAGAGCAACTGGAGACTCAATTTGTTGGTTTCGCAAGTGCGACAAAGTCTTCCAGTCCAGTCTATGATGTAACATTCAAGTCATTTACCTGCACTGGAGGTCAAGTGGAAATTTCCAATGTCACTGAAATGGAAGATGAGACCGTTCTTCTGCCATCAGAGCAAATGGCAACCGGTCATCCTGAAGCTAGCTTATTAGCTGCTGATATTCAGCAATGCGACGATCACTTTGAACATCCGTACTGTCGTTTGGAGGCGAATGTGGACACTTTGGCACAAGGGGAAGATTTTTTCCAGTCTTTTGTGGGTGCACAAGAACCAGCTGACGACTCCCCGATCCAACAGTACAATGAAGATCTTCTAGTGGATTCCATTCAAAAgactcaaaatgataacaacttAATTTCACTTACACCAGCAGGCAAAACAATGTCTTTCAATTCAGTTTCCAATGACACTAAAATGGCAGACGAGACCATTCTTCTTCCATCTGAGCAAATTGCAGCCAATCATCCGGAAGCTAGCTTTTTAGCTGCTGATCTCCAGGAATGCGGTGATCACCTTGAACATTCGTACTGTCGTTTGGGGTCTTTTGAGTGCACACAGGAACAAGCTGACGACTCCCAGATCCAACAGAACAATGAAGATCTTCTACTGGATTCCATTCAAAAGAGTCAAAATGATAACGACTTGATTACGCTTACACCAGCAGGCAAAACAATGTCTTTCAATTCAGTTTCCAATGACACTAAAATGGCAGACGAGACCATTCTTCTTCCATCAGAGCAAATGGCAACCAATTATCCGGAAGCTAGCTTTTTAGCTGCTGATCTTCAGGAATCCGGTGATCACTTTGAACACCCATACTGTCGTTTGGAGCCTAATGTGGAGGCTATGGAACAAGAGAAAGTGTCGTTGCAGGGTTTTGCGTCTACACAGGGACAAACTGAAGACTCCCAGATCCAGGAGAAAAATGAAGACCTTCTACTGGATTCCATTCAGAGAAGTCAAAATAATAACGACTTGGTTACTCTTACACCAGCCTCCAAGACAATGTCTTTCAATTCAGTTTCCAATGTCACCAAAATGGCAGAAGAGACCGTTCTTCTTCATTCAGAGCAACCGGCGACTGATCATCCAGAAGCTAGCTTTTTAGCTACTCATCTTCAGCAATGCGGTGATCAATTTGAACATTCGTACTGTCGTTTGGGGTCTTTTGTGTGTACACAGAAACAAACTGACGACTCCCAGATCCAACAGAACAATGAAGATCTTCTACTGGGTTCCATTCAAAGGAGTCAAAATAATAACGACTTGGTTACTCTTACACCAGCCTCCAAGACAATGTCTTTCAATTCAGTTTCCAATGTCACCAAAATGGCAGAAGAGACCGTTCTTCTTCCTTCAGAGCAAATGGCGACGGATCATCCAGAAGCTAGCTTTTTAGCTACTCATCTTCAGGAGTCCGGTGATCAATTTGAACATTCGTACTGTCGTTTGGGGTCTTTTGTGTGTACACAGAAACAAACTGATGACTCCCATATCCAACAAAACAATGAAGATCTTCTACTGGATTCCATTCAAAGGAGTCAAAATGATAACGACTTGCTTACTTTTACACCAGCCTCCAAAACGATGTCCTTCAATCCAGTTTCTTTGGAGGTCCAACACAAATTCAATGACGGAAGCCCCGTGTTGACTGGAATTTTAAACGAGACGGTTGAACAAATTGCAACCGGTCAGTCAGACCCAGGACTTTCACCCAAGGAACCCGATGCCCTCACGGATACGCAACGGCATCTGGAACTCAGCGAGGCAAAGGACAGTGCCCTCGGCTCGTCGGACGACGGACCCGAAGCGCCGACCGCCGCTGGCCAATCCCTGGCGGAGACGGTGCCCAATGTTTTCAAAGTACTTTCCGAGTATCCCTCGGTCGTATCGGCCCTGCATCTCATCAGTCCCGTCCGAAGGGCGTCCGAGTCCCTCATGAGAGCTTGCCGGGAAACCGCCAACGATTGCGAGAAGAACACGCTTTCGCCAGACAACGACGAGCAAGCCGCTTGGTGGGCGGAGCACTTGGAGAGCCCGATCCCCAGCCCACTTTTAAACTCCACGACTCTGTGCAACAAAACCCAGTCGGAGAATCTACAGACGGATTTGACGAAAAAGGTCAAGGGGTCAGCGCCGCCTTTCACCCCGGACTATCCGCTTCAGCAGCAGCTCCGACAGATGGCCGAGTTTCTCATCCTGGCGTCGGGAAAGATGGATTTCGCCACAcgcgctgccgccgccgccggacaAGCTCCGCCTCCCGTCGAGTCCCGCAGCACCTGCGTGGGCGTCACTCCCGTGAGACGATTCGATCGAAGCCTCAATACGTCAGGGGAGTTTGTGAGGAAAGTGGAATTTTCTGTAGCCGACGCTAGCACGCTCACAGATCCTCTCCTGTGGAA CTGTATCCCAAGCAACCTGGACGGCGTCCCCCGAGAGGAGCTGGAGCAGAGGCTGCTGTCCAGCATGATCGTAGGCGAGGCCTTGGTACAGCAGCTGGCTGCCGCTCGGGCGCCCCTCGCGCGCCACACTTCCACCGGCGCGCCGCCCTCCCAGCTGCGGGACAGGCCCGTACAGACGGACCACACGGAGCTCAGCCAG ACCACAATGTACAGGGACTTATATATGGAGGCCTTAAAACGAATTGGGGACTTGGAGCAAGATGGACGAGATCTGCAAGAACTGGTCCAATCCATGCAGGGAATGCGTGTGACGATG ACATCTTTGACAAGCGACACCGACGCGGCGCTCACCGATATGAAGAAAATGGAGGCATTTGTTCGAGAGGATCATCAAAGTCTCGCCTCGCAC TATGACGAAATGAAGGCAAAGTGCACAAAGTTGAAGGATACTCAGCTCCGAATGACACAGAAAGTGAAGGAGGCTTTCCAACAAAGAGACCAAATGAAGACTGAAATGGAAGACGCCCTGACATCCAAGCACGCC GCCTTCGCTACGATGGAGCAGCTACGAACTCACTGCGCTGACGAAATGGCGGAACTCGAGAGGAGCGTCGGCTCTCAGCGCCAACTTCTGGCCGCCCTCAATATTACTTACACAGAGCAG GTTGCACTGAACCAAACCAGCAGCGAAACCCTCAACTCTACTTTGAATCTCGTGAGCCAAACAGTGGGAGATCAATCCAATTTGACCAAAGAA CTGTCGACTGTCAGAAAACTGGTGCAAAGGAGCGCTCCCTTGCTAGCAAAGCTTAATGAGAAGGCGGCAGCCGCTCTGAAGGAGAGAGACGAACATATTTCGACGCGGGACCGAGTGCTGGAAGAGAACGAACTG CTGGAAGAGAAGTTGAAGCAAGCCCAGCTAAATCATCACAATGCTGAAGAACAGATTGGTGACTTAAATCAACAGATTACAATTTTGACTTCAG AGGTTGGTGTTCTTCGTCAAAAGCTGATGGAGCGCGAGGACGAGCGAGCTCAGCTGGAGAGGACCGTGACGCAAATGTCGGCCACCTTGTCTTCCACCACGGCGTCCCATACCATGTTGGAGCACATGTTGGCTGAAGAAACCTGCAA GTTGGAGGAGGCACAGAGGGACGCAAACGCGGTCAAAGAAATTGCAGAGGA GTTGGCGTCGTCGAAGCGGCAGGCGGAGGAAGGGGCCGACGAGCTGGCTCGCCGTCTGGCCGAAAGAGACGGGGATCTCGAGCGGTTGATGGCGAGCCACCAGTCGCAGAGCTCGCAGATCCAGGAGCTGAGGGACGTCTGCCGGGAGCTCGGCGGCGTGGCGGAATTGAACGAG TTCTTGCAAGCCGAGAACCAGGTGACCAGGGAGCAGCTCGCCGAAAACGAGAACGCGCTCGTGGTTCTCCACGAAAGGAACATTCAGTGCGAGGACCTTAAGGCAGAACTCCGCCAAAAAGA CCAAGAGACGTCTTACGTGCAGGAGCAGCTGCAGGCTGCACAGGCTGCAGCCACGGCGGAAAAACTTGAGCGGGGTAAGGGGCTCGCTCGGGCCGTCACGGAAATCACCTTGCTACACCACGCGCTAAGGGGGGCGACCGACGAGCTGCACCTGGCGCTCGGCAGACAG GAGTCTGAAAATGCGACGCCCAGCTCTTTTGAGGACAACGGCACACTTGTGTCAACTGCTCAGGATCGGCGCAAGGAGGTGGAAAACGGAACACTTGATG TGTCCGTGGACTCGCCAAGTGATGCCATGTTTAGCAAGAACAGCGCCTTCACCCGCCTTCCGGTCACACCGAAAAGTAAGCTCGCAGAGGGGGTGTCGGAGGACAGGGAAGAGGGGCGGAGCAGCCTGTTGGAGCCGCTGGCCCTCCTGAGCAACACGGTCACCGAGCTGGTCGGCGCCCTCAAGGCACTGCAGCGGCTTAAAGACGATCGCTTGGATGAACTTCAACGCACCGT GTCTAGCCTGGAGATGGCGCTGGAGGCTGAAAAAAGCCAGCACACCGCCGAGGCGGCCCAACTGAAGCGCCAACTGAGCCTGGCGGAAGGCCAGGCGGCTCGACGAGAACAAGCGCTGCAGCAGCAAGAGCAG AACGAGAAGACCATCAGTAAGCTGATGACTGAGGTCACCGAGGCTCAGGAGACGGCCACCAAACACAGCCTGGCGTGCAAT GAGTTGCGTCAAGAGACAAGCGAGCTTAGTCGCTCGCTCCAACGCTCAGAAACCCAAGTCCAAATCCTGCGCGTCAAGCTGATTAAAGCGGCCGGACAGACGACCGCTGACGACACCGACGACACCGACCAGAAGCTTTTCTTACTCCAAGAG GTGGAGAGACTGAATAAGAGCCTTCAGGAAACGCAGCAGACCAAAGCGAAACTCCTGGAACGGGCAAAACGAAAC CAAGCCGTCCAACAGACGAATTTGGAGAAGTGCGAAATGGAGTTGCAAATGTTGAGCAAAATGATGACAAAAGTGCGAGag ACGTTGCTGTCGTTGCCCGACGTGGTGAACAATTGTGAGCAGCTGAAAGTGCTTTCCGATTATTTAGGTTga
- the LOC144070414 gene encoding uncharacterized protein LOC144070414 isoform X2 — translation MSNQSVEGSPSRICARVPLRSLENEKHFLPTPIRRKSRSRLNQDLGIGSPPPAQMTQTTEMADCAFSDVTFKSFTFSNGQVIVSEEPSSCPEDSIVLPQGQTASKTCEKEDMDTGEIFNIHEEHPYCVQEQLETQFVGFASATKSSSPVYDVTFKSFTCTGGQVEISNVTEMEDETVLLPSEQMATGHPEASLLAADIQQCDDHFEHPYCRLEANVDTLAQGEDFFQSFVGAQEPADDSPIQQYNEDLLVDSIQKTQNDNNLISLTPAGKTMSFNSVSNDTKMADETILLPSEQIAANHPEASFLAADLQECGDHLEHSYCRLGSFECTQEQADDSQIQQNNEDLLLDSIQKSQNDNDLITLTPAGKTMSFNSVSNDTKMADETILLPSEQMATNYPEASFLAADLQESGDHFEHPYCRLEPNVEAMEQEKVSLQGFASTQGQTEDSQIQEKNEDLLLDSIQRSQNNNDLVTLTPASKTMSFNSVSNVTKMAEETVLLHSEQPATDHPEASFLATHLQQCGDQFEHSYCRLGSFVCTQKQTDDSQIQQNNEDLLLGSIQRSQNNNDLVTLTPASKTMSFNSVSNVTKMAEETVLLPSEQMATDHPEASFLATHLQESGDQFEHSYCRLGSFVCTQKQTDDSHIQQNNEDLLLDSIQRSQNDNDLLTFTPASKTMSFNPVSLEVQHKFNDGSPVLTGILNETVEQIATGQSDPGLSPKEPDALTDTQRHLELSEAKDSALGSSDDGPEAPTAAGQSLAETVPNVFKVLSEYPSVVSALHLISPVRRASESLMRACRETANDCEKNTLSPDNDEQAAWWAEHLESPIPSPLLNSTTLCNKTQSENLQTDLTKKVKGSAPPFTPDYPLQQQLRQMAEFLILASGKMDFATRAAAAAGQAPPPVESRSTCVGVTPVRRFDRSLNTSGEFVRKVEFSVADASTLTDPLLWNCIPSNLDGVPREELEQRLLSSMIVGEALVQQLAAARAPLARHTSTGAPPSQLRDRPVQTDHTELSQTTMYRDLYMEALKRIGDLEQDGRDLQELVQSMQGMRVTMTSLTSDTDAALTDMKKMEAFVREDHQSLASHYDEMKAKCTKLKDTQLRMTQKVKEAFQQRDQMKTEMEDALTSKHAAFATMEQLRTHCADEMAELERSVGSQRQLLAALNITYTEQVALNQTSSETLNSTLNLVSQTVGDQSNLTKELSTVRKLVQRSAPLLAKLNEKAAAALKERDEHISTRDRVLEENELLEEKLKQAQLNHHNAEEQIGDLNQQITILTSEVGVLRQKLMEREDERAQLERTVTQMSATLSSTTASHTMLEHMLAEETCKLEEAQRDANAVKEIAEELASSKRQAEEGADELARRLAERDGDLERLMASHQSQSSQIQELRDVCRELGGVAELNEFLQAENQVTREQLAENENALVVLHERNIQCEDLKAELRQKDQETSYVQEQLQAAQAAATAEKLERGKGLARAVTEITLLHHALRGATDELHLALGRQESENATPSSFEDNGTLVSTAQDRRKEVENGTLDVSVDSPSDAMFSKNSAFTRLPVTPKSKLAEGVSEDREEGRSSLLEPLALLSNTVTELVGALKALQRLKDDRLDELQRTVSSLEMALEAEKSQHTAEAAQLKRQLSLAEGQAARREQALQQQEQNEKTISKLMTEVTEAQETATKHSLACNELRQETSELSRSLQRSETQVQILRVKLIKAAGQTTADDTDDTDQKLFLLQEVERLNKSLQETQQTKAKLLERAKRNQAVQQTNLEKCEMELQMLSKMMTKVRETLLSLPDVVNNCEQLKVLSDYLG, via the exons ATGTCAAATCAAAGCGTGGAAGGCTCG CCTTCCAGGATTTGTGCTCGTGTTCCCCTGCGAAGTTTGGAAAATGAGAAGCACTTTCTTCCGACTCCAATCAGACGTAAATCCAGATCACGTTTGAACCAG GATTTGGGCATTGGCTCTCCTCCACCAGCCCAAATGACACAAACCACTGAAATGGCCGATTGTGCATTTTCTGATGTCACATTTAAATCATTCACCTTCTCCAATGGGCAAGTGATTGTTTCAGAAGAACCATCTTCATGTCCAGAAGACAGCATTGTTTTGCCTCAAGGCCAAACTGCTAGCAAGACCTGCGAAAAAGAGGACATGGACACCGGTGAGATCTTCAACATACACGAAGAACATCCCTACTGCGTTCAAGAGCAACTGGAGACTCAATTTGTTGGTTTCGCAAGTGCGACAAAGTCTTCCAGTCCAGTCTATGATGTAACATTCAAGTCATTTACCTGCACTGGAGGTCAAGTGGAAATTTCCAATGTCACTGAAATGGAAGATGAGACCGTTCTTCTGCCATCAGAGCAAATGGCAACCGGTCATCCTGAAGCTAGCTTATTAGCTGCTGATATTCAGCAATGCGACGATCACTTTGAACATCCGTACTGTCGTTTGGAGGCGAATGTGGACACTTTGGCACAAGGGGAAGATTTTTTCCAGTCTTTTGTGGGTGCACAAGAACCAGCTGACGACTCCCCGATCCAACAGTACAATGAAGATCTTCTAGTGGATTCCATTCAAAAgactcaaaatgataacaacttAATTTCACTTACACCAGCAGGCAAAACAATGTCTTTCAATTCAGTTTCCAATGACACTAAAATGGCAGACGAGACCATTCTTCTTCCATCTGAGCAAATTGCAGCCAATCATCCGGAAGCTAGCTTTTTAGCTGCTGATCTCCAGGAATGCGGTGATCACCTTGAACATTCGTACTGTCGTTTGGGGTCTTTTGAGTGCACACAGGAACAAGCTGACGACTCCCAGATCCAACAGAACAATGAAGATCTTCTACTGGATTCCATTCAAAAGAGTCAAAATGATAACGACTTGATTACGCTTACACCAGCAGGCAAAACAATGTCTTTCAATTCAGTTTCCAATGACACTAAAATGGCAGACGAGACCATTCTTCTTCCATCAGAGCAAATGGCAACCAATTATCCGGAAGCTAGCTTTTTAGCTGCTGATCTTCAGGAATCCGGTGATCACTTTGAACACCCATACTGTCGTTTGGAGCCTAATGTGGAGGCTATGGAACAAGAGAAAGTGTCGTTGCAGGGTTTTGCGTCTACACAGGGACAAACTGAAGACTCCCAGATCCAGGAGAAAAATGAAGACCTTCTACTGGATTCCATTCAGAGAAGTCAAAATAATAACGACTTGGTTACTCTTACACCAGCCTCCAAGACAATGTCTTTCAATTCAGTTTCCAATGTCACCAAAATGGCAGAAGAGACCGTTCTTCTTCATTCAGAGCAACCGGCGACTGATCATCCAGAAGCTAGCTTTTTAGCTACTCATCTTCAGCAATGCGGTGATCAATTTGAACATTCGTACTGTCGTTTGGGGTCTTTTGTGTGTACACAGAAACAAACTGACGACTCCCAGATCCAACAGAACAATGAAGATCTTCTACTGGGTTCCATTCAAAGGAGTCAAAATAATAACGACTTGGTTACTCTTACACCAGCCTCCAAGACAATGTCTTTCAATTCAGTTTCCAATGTCACCAAAATGGCAGAAGAGACCGTTCTTCTTCCTTCAGAGCAAATGGCGACGGATCATCCAGAAGCTAGCTTTTTAGCTACTCATCTTCAGGAGTCCGGTGATCAATTTGAACATTCGTACTGTCGTTTGGGGTCTTTTGTGTGTACACAGAAACAAACTGATGACTCCCATATCCAACAAAACAATGAAGATCTTCTACTGGATTCCATTCAAAGGAGTCAAAATGATAACGACTTGCTTACTTTTACACCAGCCTCCAAAACGATGTCCTTCAATCCAGTTTCTTTGGAGGTCCAACACAAATTCAATGACGGAAGCCCCGTGTTGACTGGAATTTTAAACGAGACGGTTGAACAAATTGCAACCGGTCAGTCAGACCCAGGACTTTCACCCAAGGAACCCGATGCCCTCACGGATACGCAACGGCATCTGGAACTCAGCGAGGCAAAGGACAGTGCCCTCGGCTCGTCGGACGACGGACCCGAAGCGCCGACCGCCGCTGGCCAATCCCTGGCGGAGACGGTGCCCAATGTTTTCAAAGTACTTTCCGAGTATCCCTCGGTCGTATCGGCCCTGCATCTCATCAGTCCCGTCCGAAGGGCGTCCGAGTCCCTCATGAGAGCTTGCCGGGAAACCGCCAACGATTGCGAGAAGAACACGCTTTCGCCAGACAACGACGAGCAAGCCGCTTGGTGGGCGGAGCACTTGGAGAGCCCGATCCCCAGCCCACTTTTAAACTCCACGACTCTGTGCAACAAAACCCAGTCGGAGAATCTACAGACGGATTTGACGAAAAAGGTCAAGGGGTCAGCGCCGCCTTTCACCCCGGACTATCCGCTTCAGCAGCAGCTCCGACAGATGGCCGAGTTTCTCATCCTGGCGTCGGGAAAGATGGATTTCGCCACAcgcgctgccgccgccgccggacaAGCTCCGCCTCCCGTCGAGTCCCGCAGCACCTGCGTGGGCGTCACTCCCGTGAGACGATTCGATCGAAGCCTCAATACGTCAGGGGAGTTTGTGAGGAAAGTGGAATTTTCTGTAGCCGACGCTAGCACGCTCACAGATCCTCTCCTGTGGAA CTGTATCCCAAGCAACCTGGACGGCGTCCCCCGAGAGGAGCTGGAGCAGAGGCTGCTGTCCAGCATGATCGTAGGCGAGGCCTTGGTACAGCAGCTGGCTGCCGCTCGGGCGCCCCTCGCGCGCCACACTTCCACCGGCGCGCCGCCCTCCCAGCTGCGGGACAGGCCCGTACAGACGGACCACACGGAGCTCAGCCAG ACCACAATGTACAGGGACTTATATATGGAGGCCTTAAAACGAATTGGGGACTTGGAGCAAGATGGACGAGATCTGCAAGAACTGGTCCAATCCATGCAGGGAATGCGTGTGACGATG ACATCTTTGACAAGCGACACCGACGCGGCGCTCACCGATATGAAGAAAATGGAGGCATTTGTTCGAGAGGATCATCAAAGTCTCGCCTCGCAC TATGACGAAATGAAGGCAAAGTGCACAAAGTTGAAGGATACTCAGCTCCGAATGACACAGAAAGTGAAGGAGGCTTTCCAACAAAGAGACCAAATGAAGACTGAAATGGAAGACGCCCTGACATCCAAGCACGCC GCCTTCGCTACGATGGAGCAGCTACGAACTCACTGCGCTGACGAAATGGCGGAACTCGAGAGGAGCGTCGGCTCTCAGCGCCAACTTCTGGCCGCCCTCAATATTACTTACACAGAGCAG GTTGCACTGAACCAAACCAGCAGCGAAACCCTCAACTCTACTTTGAATCTCGTGAGCCAAACAGTGGGAGATCAATCCAATTTGACCAAAGAA CTGTCGACTGTCAGAAAACTGGTGCAAAGGAGCGCTCCCTTGCTAGCAAAGCTTAATGAGAAGGCGGCAGCCGCTCTGAAGGAGAGAGACGAACATATTTCGACGCGGGACCGAGTGCTGGAAGAGAACGAACTG CTGGAAGAGAAGTTGAAGCAAGCCCAGCTAAATCATCACAATGCTGAAGAACAGATTGGTGACTTAAATCAACAGATTACAATTTTGACTTCAG AGGTTGGTGTTCTTCGTCAAAAGCTGATGGAGCGCGAGGACGAGCGAGCTCAGCTGGAGAGGACCGTGACGCAAATGTCGGCCACCTTGTCTTCCACCACGGCGTCCCATACCATGTTGGAGCACATGTTGGCTGAAGAAACCTGCAA GTTGGAGGAGGCACAGAGGGACGCAAACGCGGTCAAAGAAATTGCAGAGGA GTTGGCGTCGTCGAAGCGGCAGGCGGAGGAAGGGGCCGACGAGCTGGCTCGCCGTCTGGCCGAAAGAGACGGGGATCTCGAGCGGTTGATGGCGAGCCACCAGTCGCAGAGCTCGCAGATCCAGGAGCTGAGGGACGTCTGCCGGGAGCTCGGCGGCGTGGCGGAATTGAACGAG TTCTTGCAAGCCGAGAACCAGGTGACCAGGGAGCAGCTCGCCGAAAACGAGAACGCGCTCGTGGTTCTCCACGAAAGGAACATTCAGTGCGAGGACCTTAAGGCAGAACTCCGCCAAAAAGA CCAAGAGACGTCTTACGTGCAGGAGCAGCTGCAGGCTGCACAGGCTGCAGCCACGGCGGAAAAACTTGAGCGGGGTAAGGGGCTCGCTCGGGCCGTCACGGAAATCACCTTGCTACACCACGCGCTAAGGGGGGCGACCGACGAGCTGCACCTGGCGCTCGGCAGACAG GAGTCTGAAAATGCGACGCCCAGCTCTTTTGAGGACAACGGCACACTTGTGTCAACTGCTCAGGATCGGCGCAAGGAGGTGGAAAACGGAACACTTGATG TGTCCGTGGACTCGCCAAGTGATGCCATGTTTAGCAAGAACAGCGCCTTCACCCGCCTTCCGGTCACACCGAAAAGTAAGCTCGCAGAGGGGGTGTCGGAGGACAGGGAAGAGGGGCGGAGCAGCCTGTTGGAGCCGCTGGCCCTCCTGAGCAACACGGTCACCGAGCTGGTCGGCGCCCTCAAGGCACTGCAGCGGCTTAAAGACGATCGCTTGGATGAACTTCAACGCACCGT GTCTAGCCTGGAGATGGCGCTGGAGGCTGAAAAAAGCCAGCACACCGCCGAGGCGGCCCAACTGAAGCGCCAACTGAGCCTGGCGGAAGGCCAGGCGGCTCGACGAGAACAAGCGCTGCAGCAGCAAGAGCAG AACGAGAAGACCATCAGTAAGCTGATGACTGAGGTCACCGAGGCTCAGGAGACGGCCACCAAACACAGCCTGGCGTGCAAT GAGTTGCGTCAAGAGACAAGCGAGCTTAGTCGCTCGCTCCAACGCTCAGAAACCCAAGTCCAAATCCTGCGCGTCAAGCTGATTAAAGCGGCCGGACAGACGACCGCTGACGACACCGACGACACCGACCAGAAGCTTTTCTTACTCCAAGAG GTGGAGAGACTGAATAAGAGCCTTCAGGAAACGCAGCAGACCAAAGCGAAACTCCTGGAACGGGCAAAACGAAAC CAAGCCGTCCAACAGACGAATTTGGAGAAGTGCGAAATGGAGTTGCAAATGTTGAGCAAAATGATGACAAAAGTGCGAGag ACGTTGCTGTCGTTGCCCGACGTGGTGAACAATTGTGAGCAGCTGAAAGTGCTTTCCGATTATTTAGGTTga